One Pseudomonas tolaasii NCPPB 2192 genomic window carries:
- a CDS encoding PAAR domain-containing protein, whose translation MQRYHITVGAKTTSNGSVRSGSAGFSIDGMAKSIEGDEVYCPACDTTGVIRSDGPRLVEMINGCNAALDDDICSCKCDPPPRLIANQTRSSQIIGVDPSPHATAAAPFATQPKNAGGQSTQRSPRLFFSAQQVPTCESTWRKYQESAEAIVAPNGVLIADPKARNRVINAAYAQLWRLDKRFQWAGLAAFASKQVGCGLLHAAESIEKIQAEYEAAQHLKKSAKDGFWSLFNPVEVQRQEKLLEYEKRQREYGQAIRNNPLPGIDWRNDSEPLSTVQQLYQHVYEMMAMGNTTLFLDVYPLHVFYLERGLKQFESCLSSRKNIYGDGQDSILWPVGQEKLRFGVDHPEVLQAFNAINAGDIANSVELLADHEQRNILQPTLYADQKLVALLLGNHLSYVTGIPSGLAQAIELTLASQCRPVEDGRTVEFSNIPFANLADITQRMTFVLKAAAQFDKLLHSSQRHLIDQAIHDLSEGLGVR comes from the coding sequence ATGCAGCGCTATCACATCACCGTAGGCGCCAAAACCACCTCCAACGGCAGCGTTCGCAGTGGCAGCGCAGGCTTCAGCATTGACGGCATGGCCAAATCCATTGAGGGCGACGAGGTCTATTGCCCGGCCTGCGACACCACCGGCGTGATCAGGAGTGACGGTCCGCGCCTCGTGGAGATGATCAATGGGTGTAACGCTGCTTTGGATGATGATATCTGCAGCTGCAAATGCGACCCGCCTCCCCGACTCATTGCCAATCAAACACGCAGTTCACAGATCATCGGGGTTGACCCCTCGCCCCATGCAACAGCTGCCGCACCTTTCGCCACTCAGCCAAAAAACGCGGGGGGGCAGTCGACACAACGTTCTCCCAGACTGTTTTTCTCTGCGCAACAGGTGCCGACGTGTGAAAGCACCTGGCGCAAATACCAAGAGAGCGCCGAAGCGATCGTTGCACCGAACGGCGTATTGATCGCCGATCCCAAGGCACGCAACCGAGTGATCAACGCAGCGTATGCCCAACTGTGGCGATTGGATAAGCGCTTTCAATGGGCAGGGCTCGCAGCGTTCGCCTCCAAACAGGTGGGTTGCGGCTTGCTTCATGCTGCCGAGTCGATTGAAAAAATCCAGGCTGAATATGAAGCGGCGCAACACCTGAAAAAGAGTGCAAAGGATGGGTTCTGGAGCCTGTTCAACCCGGTCGAGGTGCAGCGGCAGGAGAAGCTGCTGGAATACGAAAAAAGGCAGCGGGAGTATGGGCAGGCCATTCGAAACAATCCCCTGCCCGGTATCGATTGGCGCAATGACAGCGAGCCGTTGTCGACCGTGCAGCAGCTCTATCAGCATGTGTACGAGATGATGGCGATGGGGAATACCACGTTGTTTTTGGACGTGTACCCGTTGCATGTTTTTTATCTGGAGCGTGGGTTGAAGCAGTTTGAAAGTTGTTTGTCTTCGCGAAAAAATATCTACGGGGATGGGCAGGACTCAATATTGTGGCCGGTGGGGCAGGAGAAACTAAGATTTGGGGTGGACCACCCGGAAGTGTTGCAGGCGTTCAATGCTATTAATGCAGGCGATATAGCCAATAGTGTTGAGTTGCTGGCCGACCATGAACAACGAAACATCCTTCAACCAACCCTGTATGCAGATCAAAAACTGGTCGCTCTACTACTTGGCAATCATCTTTCTTACGTCACGGGTATACCGTCAGGGTTGGCTCAAGCCATTGAGCTGACACTGGCAAGCCAATGCCGCCCGGTCGAAGACGGTCGAACCGTTGAATTCAGCAATATTCCTTTCGCAAACTTAGCGGATATCACTCAGCGAATGACCTTCGTGCTCAAGGCCGCAGCGCAGTTTGACAAGTTGCTGCATAGCAGCCAGCGACATCTAATCGATCAAGCTATACACGATCTCTCTGAAGGGTTGGGTGTCCGATGA
- a CDS encoding methyl-accepting chemotaxis protein, with translation MKNWTLRQRILASFAVIIAIMLLMVVVSYSRLLKIEVSEEAVRDDAVPGVYLSSMIRSAWVDSYLQTLELLGLRDDKGLTDADKADFKSFEGRIQQQMANYQQTINGRDDQAEFDKFEILHQAYNKSLTVVLDSLQRNDLAAARKEFTTNLTPAWTAGRMKLNDIITENKDVADRATTAIDDAVSAAKVSMFVSLAFAILAAGLCGLLLMRAIMAPMQRIVSILGTMRDGDLSKRLNLERKDEFNAVETGFNDMMTELTALVSQAQRSSVQVTTSVTEIAATSKQQQATATETAATTTEIGATSREIAATSKDLVRTMTEVSTAADQASVAAGSGQQGLARMEETMHSVMGAADLVNAKLAILNEKAGNINQVVVTIVKVADQTNLLSLNAAIEAEKAGEYGRGFAVVATEVRRLADQTAVATYDIEQMVREIQSAVSAGVMGMDKISEEVRRGMFEVQQVGEQLSQIIHQVQALAPRVLMVNEGMQAQATGAEQINHALVQLGDASSQTVESLRQASFAIDELSQVAVGLRSGVSRFKV, from the coding sequence GTGAAGAACTGGACCTTGCGCCAACGGATCTTGGCTAGCTTTGCGGTCATTATCGCCATCATGCTGTTAATGGTTGTGGTCTCCTATTCGCGGTTGCTGAAAATCGAGGTCAGCGAAGAGGCGGTCCGTGATGACGCGGTGCCGGGGGTTTATCTCAGTTCGATGATCCGCAGCGCCTGGGTCGACAGTTACCTGCAAACCCTGGAGTTGCTGGGCCTGCGTGACGACAAGGGCCTGACCGACGCCGACAAGGCCGACTTCAAGTCTTTTGAAGGGCGTATTCAGCAGCAGATGGCCAACTACCAGCAAACCATCAATGGCCGTGACGATCAGGCCGAGTTCGACAAATTCGAAATCCTGCACCAGGCCTACAACAAGAGCCTGACGGTGGTGCTCGACAGCCTGCAGCGCAATGATCTGGCGGCCGCGCGCAAAGAGTTCACGACCAACCTGACGCCGGCCTGGACGGCCGGGCGCATGAAGCTCAACGACATCATCACGGAAAACAAAGACGTGGCCGATCGTGCGACCACGGCGATCGACGATGCGGTCTCCGCCGCCAAAGTCAGCATGTTCGTGTCCTTGGCCTTCGCCATCCTTGCCGCCGGCCTCTGCGGCCTGCTGTTGATGCGCGCGATCATGGCGCCGATGCAGCGCATCGTTTCGATTCTGGGCACCATGCGCGACGGCGACCTGAGCAAGCGCCTGAACCTTGAGCGCAAGGACGAATTCAACGCGGTGGAAACCGGCTTCAACGACATGATGACCGAGCTGACGGCCCTGGTGTCCCAGGCCCAGCGTTCGTCGGTGCAGGTGACCACCTCGGTTACCGAGATTGCCGCCACCTCCAAGCAGCAGCAAGCCACGGCCACCGAGACGGCAGCCACCACCACCGAAATCGGCGCCACTTCGCGGGAGATCGCCGCCACTTCCAAGGATTTGGTTCGCACCATGACCGAGGTGTCCACCGCGGCCGATCAGGCTTCGGTCGCCGCCGGTTCCGGCCAGCAAGGCCTGGCACGCATGGAAGAAACCATGCACTCGGTGATGGGCGCCGCCGACCTGGTCAACGCCAAGCTGGCGATCCTCAATGAGAAGGCCGGCAACATCAATCAGGTGGTGGTGACCATCGTCAAGGTGGCCGACCAGACCAACCTGCTGTCGCTCAACGCGGCGATCGAAGCCGAGAAGGCCGGTGAATACGGCCGCGGGTTTGCCGTGGTGGCCACCGAGGTGCGGCGCCTGGCTGACCAGACCGCCGTGGCGACCTACGACATCGAGCAGATGGTGCGCGAGATCCAGTCGGCAGTCTCGGCGGGCGTGATGGGCATGGACAAAATCTCCGAAGAAGTGCGCCGCGGCATGTTCGAAGTCCAGCAAGTGGGCGAGCAGCTGTCGCAGATCATCCATCAGGTGCAGGCGCTGGCGCCGCGGGTGTTGATGGTCAACGAAGGCATGCAGGCCCAGGCCACCGGCGCGGAGCAGATCAACCATGCACTGGTGCAACTGGGCGATGCCAGCAGCCAGACCGTGGAATCCCTGCGCCAGGCCAGCTTTGCCATTGATGAACTGAGCCAGGTTGCGGTCGGTCTGCGCAGCGGCGTGTCGCGTTTCAAAGTCTGA
- a CDS encoding chemotaxis protein CheW — MSDLAAKRGAVPAAKKALFLVFHIGSERYALKATEVAEVLPRLPLKPIAHAPVWVAGIFAHRGALVPVIDLCALTFGTTAQARTSTRLVLVNYQPQPWIEARWLGLILEQATDTLRCDPAEFQPYGLDNREAPYLGPVREDAQGLMQWIGVDDLLTEDVRALLFSAELSL, encoded by the coding sequence ATGAGCGACCTCGCGGCTAAACGCGGCGCCGTGCCGGCGGCCAAGAAAGCGCTGTTTCTGGTGTTCCACATCGGCAGCGAACGCTACGCCCTCAAGGCCACGGAAGTGGCCGAAGTGCTGCCGCGCCTGCCGCTCAAGCCCATCGCCCATGCGCCGGTGTGGGTGGCGGGCATCTTCGCCCACCGTGGCGCGCTGGTGCCGGTTATCGATCTCTGCGCCTTGACGTTCGGCACCACCGCCCAGGCGCGTACCAGCACGCGGCTGGTGCTGGTCAATTACCAGCCGCAGCCGTGGATTGAAGCGCGCTGGCTGGGACTGATTCTGGAGCAAGCCACCGACACCCTGCGCTGCGACCCCGCCGAGTTCCAGCCCTATGGCCTGGATAACCGCGAGGCGCCCTACCTGGGGCCGGTGCGTGAAGACGCTCAGGGTTTGATGCAGTGGATCGGCGTGGACGACCTGTTGACCGAAGACGTGCGCGCCTTGCTGTTCTCTGCCGAGCTGAGCCTATGA
- a CDS encoding CheR family methyltransferase has protein sequence MSSDPRFSAFLKERIGLDVASVGEAIIDRAVRQRSQAMHAHTSEDYWQRLQSSHDEQQALIEAVIVPETWFFRYPESFATLARLAKARLVEIKQMRALRILSLPCSTGEEPYSIAMALLDAGLAPHQFKVQGMDVSPMSVERARRGVYGRNSFRGTDIAFRDHHFTEQPDGYRIDDRVREQVRLQVGNLLDPSLLANEPTYDFVFCRNLLIYFDQSTQKQVFDVLKGLTHVDGVLFIGPAEGSLLGRHGMRSIGVPQSFAFSRHADPVTPEPVFVPMPAPLPQRSAAPIAPKPRPFSTTRAQVVPIKAPQSDAGDLLSRIATLANEGKSAEARAACEQYLSNHAPVAQVFYWLGLLSDVAGSALEAQGYYRKALYLEPQHPQALMHLAALLESQGDSAGARRLQARAARSERADSEPKR, from the coding sequence ATGAGCAGCGACCCGCGTTTCTCGGCCTTCCTTAAAGAGCGTATCGGCCTGGACGTCGCGTCGGTGGGCGAAGCCATCATCGACCGCGCCGTGCGCCAGCGCAGCCAGGCGATGCACGCGCACACCTCGGAAGACTACTGGCAACGCCTGCAAAGCTCGCACGACGAACAGCAGGCGCTGATCGAAGCCGTAATCGTGCCCGAAACCTGGTTTTTCCGTTACCCCGAATCCTTCGCAACCCTGGCGCGCCTGGCCAAGGCGCGCCTGGTCGAGATCAAACAGATGCGCGCACTGCGCATTTTGAGCCTGCCGTGTTCGACCGGCGAAGAACCCTATTCGATTGCCATGGCCTTGCTTGACGCCGGTTTGGCCCCGCACCAATTCAAGGTGCAAGGCATGGACGTCAGCCCGATGTCGGTGGAGCGTGCGCGCCGGGGTGTGTATGGCCGGAACTCGTTTCGCGGCACGGACATCGCATTTCGCGACCATCACTTCACCGAACAGCCCGACGGTTACCGCATCGACGACCGCGTGCGCGAGCAGGTGCGCCTGCAAGTCGGCAACCTGCTGGACCCGTCGCTGCTGGCCAATGAGCCGACTTACGATTTTGTGTTTTGCCGCAACCTGCTGATCTACTTCGACCAGTCGACCCAAAAGCAGGTGTTCGACGTGCTCAAGGGCCTGACCCATGTGGATGGCGTGCTGTTTATCGGCCCCGCCGAGGGCAGTTTGCTCGGCCGCCATGGCATGCGCTCGATCGGCGTGCCGCAGTCGTTTGCGTTCAGCCGGCATGCGGACCCGGTCACGCCGGAGCCGGTATTTGTGCCGATGCCGGCCCCGTTGCCACAACGCAGTGCCGCGCCGATTGCGCCCAAGCCGCGCCCGTTCAGCACCACGCGCGCCCAGGTGGTGCCGATCAAGGCGCCGCAATCCGACGCGGGCGACTTGCTCAGCCGCATCGCCACCCTGGCCAACGAAGGCAAAAGTGCCGAGGCGCGCGCAGCCTGCGAGCAGTATTTGAGCAACCACGCGCCGGTCGCCCAGGTGTTTTACTGGCTGGGGCTGCTCAGCGACGTGGCGGGCAGTGCCCTGGAAGCCCAGGGGTATTATCGAAAAGCCTTGTACCTGGAACCCCAGCACCCGCAGGCCCTGATGCACCTGGCCGCGTTGCTGGAGTCCCAGGGCGACAGTGCGGGGGCGCGCCGGTTGCAGGCGCGTGCCGCCCGCAGCGAGCGAGCTGACAGTGAGCCCAAACGATGA
- a CDS encoding chemotaxis protein CheW, giving the protein MSSPDALDTAGLDLTLADTQAIDDCWNRIGIHGDKSCPLLVDHIHCRNCSVYSAAATRLLDRYALQQDEHRPQAAAEVDSDVVTRSLLMFRLGEEWLGIATRCLVEVAPLQPIHSLPHQRSRALLGVANVRGALVACLSLVELLGLDSTGNGATGGRVMPRMLIIAAQDGPVVVPVDEVDGIHAIDERILKAASASGTQASARYTQGVLQFKGRSLRWLDEAQLLSAVTRSLT; this is encoded by the coding sequence ATGAGTAGCCCCGACGCGCTCGACACCGCAGGCCTGGACCTGACCCTGGCCGATACCCAGGCCATCGACGATTGCTGGAACCGCATCGGCATCCATGGCGACAAGTCCTGCCCGTTGCTGGTGGACCATATTCACTGCCGCAATTGCTCGGTGTATTCCGCCGCCGCCACGCGGCTGCTTGACCGCTATGCCTTGCAGCAGGACGAGCACCGCCCGCAGGCGGCCGCCGAAGTGGATTCGGACGTGGTCACCCGTTCGCTGCTGATGTTCCGTCTCGGCGAGGAGTGGCTGGGCATCGCCACCCGTTGCCTGGTGGAAGTGGCGCCGCTGCAACCGATTCACTCCCTGCCGCACCAGCGTTCGCGGGCGTTGCTCGGCGTGGCCAACGTGCGTGGCGCGCTGGTGGCGTGCCTGTCGCTGGTGGAACTGCTGGGCCTGGACAGCACCGGCAACGGCGCGACGGGCGGGCGCGTCATGCCGCGCATGTTGATCATCGCCGCGCAGGACGGCCCGGTGGTGGTGCCGGTGGACGAAGTGGACGGCATTCATGCCATTGACGAACGCATCCTGAAGGCCGCATCGGCCTCCGGCACCCAGGCCAGTGCGCGCTATACCCAGGGCGTTCTGCAGTTCAAAGGCCGCAGCCTGCGTTGGCTGGACGAGGCGCAATTGTTGTCCGCCGTGACCCGGAGCCTCACATGA
- a CDS encoding hybrid sensor histidine kinase/response regulator produces MTPDQMRDASLLELFSLEADAQTQVLSAGLLALERNPTQADQLEACMRAAHSLKGAARIVGVDAGVSVSHVMEDCLVSAQEGRLYLQPEHIDALLQGTDLLMRIATPGNDVSPADIEGYVALMERLLDPSLAPVQPVAPPPEPEPAAAPVVEALPPEPELAPPVAAAPPRQGKPMTEGGERVLRVTAERLNSLLDLSSKSLVETQRLKPYLASMQRLKRIQSNSVRALDALDGQLKALELNLEAQEALADTRRLLSEAQALLAEKTAELDEFGWQAGQRAQVLYDTALACRMRPFADVLAGQVRMVRDLGRSLGKQVRLEIEGEKTQVDRDVLEKLEAPLTHLLRNAVDHGIEMPEQRILAGKPAEGVIRLRASHQAGLLVLELSDDGNGVDLERLRGTIVDRHLSPLETALRLSEEELLTFLFLPGFSLRDKVTEVSGRGVGLDAVQHMVRQLRGAVVLEQTAGQGSRFHLEVPLTLSVVRSLVVEVGEEAYAFPLAHIERMCDLAPDDIVQLEGRQHFWHEGRHVGLVAASQLLQRPAGQNHEDTLKVVVIRERDAVYGIAVERFIGERTLVVLPLDNRLGKVQDISAGALLDDGSVVLIVDVEDMLRSVDKLLNTGRLERIARRSQQATEAPRKRVLVVDDSLTVRELQRKLLLNRGYEVAVAVDGMDGWNALRSEDFDLLITDIDMPRMDGIELVTLLRRDSRLQSLPVMVVSYKDREEDRRRGLDAGADYYLAKASFHDDALLDAVVELIGGARA; encoded by the coding sequence ATGACCCCCGACCAGATGCGCGATGCCTCGCTGCTGGAACTGTTCAGCCTGGAAGCCGACGCGCAGACCCAGGTGTTGAGCGCCGGTTTGCTCGCCCTGGAGCGCAACCCGACTCAGGCTGACCAGCTCGAGGCCTGCATGCGCGCCGCGCATTCGCTCAAGGGGGCGGCGCGGATTGTGGGGGTGGACGCGGGCGTCAGCGTGTCCCACGTCATGGAAGATTGCCTGGTCAGCGCTCAGGAAGGCCGCCTGTACCTGCAACCCGAACATATCGACGCCTTACTGCAAGGCACCGACCTGCTGATGCGTATCGCCACACCCGGCAATGACGTGAGCCCAGCGGATATCGAAGGCTATGTGGCGCTGATGGAACGCTTGCTCGACCCGTCCCTGGCGCCGGTCCAGCCCGTTGCACCGCCCCCCGAGCCCGAGCCGGCTGCAGCGCCTGTGGTTGAAGCGCTGCCACCGGAGCCCGAGCTTGCGCCGCCGGTCGCCGCTGCGCCACCGCGTCAGGGCAAACCCATGACCGAAGGCGGCGAGCGCGTGTTGCGCGTGACCGCCGAGCGTTTGAACAGCTTGCTCGACCTGTCGAGCAAATCCCTGGTGGAAACCCAGCGGCTCAAGCCGTACCTGGCGAGCATGCAACGCCTCAAACGCATCCAGAGCAACAGCGTGCGTGCCCTGGATGCGCTGGACGGCCAGCTCAAGGCCCTGGAGTTGAACCTCGAAGCCCAGGAAGCGCTGGCCGACACCCGCCGCCTGTTGAGCGAAGCCCAGGCCTTGCTGGCGGAAAAAACCGCCGAGCTGGACGAGTTCGGCTGGCAGGCCGGGCAGCGCGCTCAGGTGCTGTATGACACCGCGTTGGCGTGCCGCATGCGCCCGTTTGCCGACGTGTTGGCCGGGCAAGTGCGCATGGTCCGCGACCTTGGGCGCAGCCTGGGCAAGCAGGTGCGCCTGGAAATCGAGGGTGAAAAGACCCAGGTTGACCGTGATGTACTGGAAAAACTCGAAGCGCCGCTGACCCACCTGCTGCGCAATGCGGTCGACCACGGCATCGAAATGCCCGAGCAACGCATTCTGGCGGGCAAGCCGGCCGAAGGCGTGATTCGCCTGCGCGCCTCCCACCAGGCCGGTTTGCTGGTGCTGGAATTGAGCGATGACGGCAATGGTGTCGATTTGGAGCGCCTGCGCGGCACCATCGTCGACCGCCACCTGTCGCCGCTGGAAACCGCGCTGCGCCTGAGCGAAGAAGAGCTGCTGACGTTCCTGTTCCTGCCGGGTTTCAGCCTGCGTGACAAGGTGACCGAGGTGTCCGGGCGCGGCGTGGGCCTGGACGCGGTGCAGCATATGGTGCGCCAGTTGCGCGGCGCGGTGGTGCTGGAGCAGACGGCGGGGCAGGGCAGCCGCTTTCATCTGGAAGTGCCGTTGACCCTTTCGGTGGTGCGCAGCCTGGTGGTGGAAGTCGGCGAGGAAGCCTACGCGTTCCCATTGGCGCATATTGAGCGCATGTGCGATCTGGCGCCGGATGACATCGTGCAACTGGAAGGCCGCCAGCATTTCTGGCATGAGGGCCGGCATGTTGGTTTGGTTGCCGCGAGCCAGTTGTTGCAGCGCCCGGCGGGGCAGAACCATGAAGACACCCTCAAGGTGGTGGTGATCCGCGAACGCGATGCGGTGTACGGCATCGCAGTGGAGCGGTTTATCGGCGAGCGCACGCTGGTGGTGTTGCCGCTGGATAACCGCCTGGGCAAGGTCCAGGACATTTCCGCCGGCGCCTTGCTCGACGACGGCTCGGTGGTGCTGATCGTCGATGTGGAAGACATGCTGCGTTCGGTCGACAAGCTGCTAAACACTGGCCGCCTCGAACGCATCGCCCGGCGTAGCCAGCAGGCCACCGAAGCGCCGCGCAAACGGGTGCTGGTGGTGGATGACTCGCTGACCGTGCGTGAGCTTCAACGCAAATTGTTACTAAATCGTGGTTATGAAGTGGCCGTTGCGGTCGATGGCATGGACGGCTGGAACGCGTTGCGCTCCGAAGACTTTGACCTGCTCATCACTGACATTGATATGCCTCGTATGGACGGGATCGAATTGGTCACACTCTTGCGCCGTGATAGCCGCCTGCAATCGTTGCCGGTGATGGTGGTGTCGTACAAGGACCGTGAAGAAGACCGGCGCCGAGGCCTCGACGCCGGTGCCGACTATTATTTGGCCAAGGCCAGTTTCCATGATGACGCCCTGTTGGACGCTGTGGTTGAGCTGATCGGAGGGGCCCGGGCATGA
- a CDS encoding chemotaxis response regulator protein-glutamate methylesterase — MRIAIVNDMPLAVEALRRALSFEPAHQVVWVANNGLEAVQHCAELTPDLILMDLIMPVMDGVEATRRIMAETPCPIVIVTVDRQANVSRVFEAMGHGALDVVDTPALGVGNPKDAAAPLLRKILNIGWLIGQRGSRVRAETAPPRITGKRQSLVAIGSSAGGPAALEALLKGLPRDFPAAIVLVQHVDQVFAAGMAEWLSSASALPVRLAREGEPPQSGVVLLAGTNHHIRLLKNGTLAYTAEPVNEIYRPSIDVFFESVASHWNGDAVGVLLTGMGRDGAQGLKLLREQGYLTIAQDQQSSAVYGMPKAAAAIDAAVEIRPLDRIAPRLLEVFAK; from the coding sequence ATGAGGATTGCGATCGTCAATGACATGCCCCTGGCCGTGGAGGCTTTGCGCCGTGCGCTGAGTTTCGAACCGGCGCACCAGGTGGTCTGGGTGGCGAACAATGGTCTGGAGGCCGTGCAGCATTGCGCCGAACTGACGCCGGACCTGATTTTGATGGACCTGATCATGCCGGTGATGGATGGGGTGGAGGCCACGCGCCGGATCATGGCCGAGACGCCGTGCCCGATCGTGATCGTTACCGTGGACCGCCAGGCCAACGTCAGCCGTGTGTTTGAAGCCATGGGCCATGGCGCCCTGGATGTGGTGGACACGCCGGCGCTCGGTGTGGGCAATCCCAAGGATGCGGCGGCGCCGTTGCTGCGCAAGATCCTCAACATTGGCTGGCTGATCGGCCAGCGCGGCAGCCGGGTACGCGCCGAAACCGCGCCACCGCGCATCACCGGCAAGCGCCAGAGCCTGGTGGCGATCGGCTCGTCGGCTGGCGGGCCGGCCGCCCTGGAAGCCTTGCTTAAAGGCTTGCCACGGGACTTTCCTGCCGCCATCGTGCTGGTGCAGCATGTGGACCAGGTATTTGCCGCCGGCATGGCCGAGTGGTTGAGCAGCGCCTCGGCGTTGCCGGTGCGCCTGGCCCGTGAGGGTGAACCGCCGCAAAGCGGTGTGGTATTGCTGGCGGGCACTAACCACCACATTCGCCTGTTGAAAAACGGCACGCTAGCCTATACAGCGGAGCCGGTGAACGAGATCTACCGGCCTTCGATCGACGTGTTTTTCGAGAGCGTGGCGAGCCACTGGAATGGCGATGCCGTCGGCGTACTGCTGACCGGCATGGGGCGTGACGGGGCCCAGGGCCTCAAGTTGTTGCGTGAACAAGGATATTTGACCATCGCCCAGGATCAGCAAAGCTCGGCGGTGTATGGCATGCCCAAAGCCGCAGCGGCCATTGATGCCGCTGTTGAAATTCGCCCACTGGACAGAATTGCGCCCCGATTGCTGGAGGTTTTTGCAAAATGA
- a CDS encoding response regulator — translation MNDLQIDDIKTDENAAMVLLVDDQAMIGEAVRRGLAHEENIDFHFCADPHQAIAQAIRIKPTVILQDLVMPGLDGLTLVREYRNHPATANIPIIVLSTKEDPLIKSAAFSAGANDYLVKLPDNIELVARIRYHSRSYMTLLQRDAAYRALRVSQQQLLDTNLVLQRLMNSDGLTGLSNRRHFDEYLELEWRRAMRDQTQLSLLMIDVDFFKTYNDSFGHVEGDEALRKVAATIREASSRPSDLPARYGGEEFALVLPNTSPGGARLVAEKLRMAVAALKIPHIAPAEGASLTISIGLSTMTPVQGTDCRQLIMAADKGLYTAKHNGRNQVGIE, via the coding sequence ATGAATGATTTACAGATCGACGACATCAAGACCGACGAAAACGCCGCCATGGTGTTGCTGGTCGACGACCAGGCCATGATCGGCGAAGCCGTGCGGCGGGGGTTGGCCCATGAGGAAAACATCGATTTCCACTTTTGCGCCGACCCGCACCAGGCCATTGCCCAGGCGATCCGCATCAAGCCCACCGTCATCCTGCAGGATCTGGTGATGCCGGGCCTCGATGGCCTGACCCTGGTGCGCGAATACCGCAACCACCCGGCCACCGCGAATATTCCGATCATCGTGCTTTCCACCAAGGAAGACCCGCTGATCAAGAGCGCGGCGTTCTCGGCCGGGGCCAACGATTATCTGGTGAAGCTGCCGGACAACATCGAACTGGTGGCGCGCATTCGCTATCACTCGCGCTCCTACATGACCCTGTTGCAGCGTGATGCGGCTTACCGGGCGTTGCGGGTCAGCCAGCAGCAACTGCTCGACACCAACCTGGTGCTGCAACGCCTGATGAACTCCGATGGCCTGACCGGGCTGTCCAACCGTCGGCACTTTGATGAGTACCTGGAACTGGAATGGCGCCGCGCCATGCGTGACCAGACCCAGTTGTCGCTGTTGATGATCGACGTGGATTTCTTCAAGACCTACAACGACAGCTTCGGCCATGTCGAAGGCGATGAAGCGCTGCGCAAGGTCGCCGCGACCATCCGCGAAGCCAGCAGCCGGCCTTCGGACCTCCCGGCGCGTTATGGCGGTGAAGAGTTTGCCCTGGTGCTGCCGAACACCTCGCCGGGCGGTGCGCGGCTGGTGGCCGAGAAACTGCGCATGGCGGTGGCGGCGCTGAAGATCCCGCACATTGCCCCGGCGGAAGGCGCAAGCCTGACCATCAGCATTGGCCTGTCGACCATGACGCCGGTGCAGGGCACCGATTGCCGGCAGTTGATCATGGCGGCAGACAAGGGTTTGTATACGGCCAAGCACAATGGGCGCAATCAGGTGGGTATCGAGTAG